CAGCAGGCGTTTACTTCCGTCTTTGAGCTCCGAAACGAGAGAACCTTCAAGGACGAAAAGCACATGCCCTCTTGCACACCAGTGGTTTGCCAAATATCCCGGAGAATATTCCACGATCCTCGCGCGGACGTTTCCCTGCTCAAATCTCTTCCATTTGGCGACGCCGCGTTCGCCTTCGTGAACCTCTTCCGGTATGGCGTTCCAGTCAACGTTGAGGTACGGTATTCCTTCGATATCCATAGTTGTCTTTTCCTCCGCAGCTTCGTGATGGTTGATAACAAAATGATACACGAAAAAACGCAGAAAAAAAGAGGCAGCACAAAACAAAAAGTCCTGAATCCGAAAACCGGATCAGGACTGAAAATTCAATGGTGGAGATAAGCGGGTTCGAACCGCTGACCTCTTGAATGCCATTCAAGCGCTCTCCCAACTGAGCTATACCCCCGTCGAACGAGGGTAATTATACTTTTTTACGCGGCGGCTGTCAAGACTTAGCTGTTCGTTTGCTGGGCTACGAGATTTTCCGCTCTGTAGAGCTGACGCAGCTTCGGCTTTTCTATCTTGCCGGTGGGGTTGCGCGGAATGTCGGCGAAGATTATCTGGCGCGGGCGCTTGTAGCGCGGAAGTTCCGCGCAGAATTTTTCTATGTCTGCCTCGGTGCATAGAACATTTGGCTTCAGCTCTATTATGGCGGCCGCTATCTCGCCCAAACGATGGTCGGGCAGTCCGATGACGGCCGCGTCCTTCACGTTGGGGTTCGCGCGCAGGAAATCTTCCACCTGCACTGGGTAGATGTTTTCGCCGCCGCTTATGATGACGTCCTTTTTGCGGTCAACGAGGTAGATGAAGCCCTCTTCGTCCTGACGCGCCATGTCGCCGGTGGAGAGCCAGCCGTTGTGGAGTATCTCGTCCGTCGCTTCCGGATTTTTATAATAGCAGGTCATGAC
The sequence above is drawn from the Cloacibacillus sp. genome and encodes:
- a CDS encoding DHCW motif cupin fold protein, translated to MDIEGIPYLNVDWNAIPEEVHEGERGVAKWKRFEQGNVRARIVEYSPGYLANHWCARGHVLFVLEGSLVSELKDGSKRLLTPGMGYVASNDEDNPHRSYTESGAKLFIVD